The following proteins are co-located in the Anaerolineales bacterium genome:
- a CDS encoding sugar ABC transporter ATP-binding protein, producing MIEVLRGENITKSFPGVLAVDHLSLTLEQGEILALVGENGAGKSTLMHVLGGSLRPDEGRILLEGEPVSFNSPEDAIRAGIRVVPQEPSLVGSLSVAENIFANRQPVGALNMIDWRALYADTEAFLRRFELAISPRRLVKHLSMGQQQILEILKAISTNPRVLILDEPTSSLTEGESAYLFESIRKLQNEGMSFIYVTHKLFEVFSIASRVIVLRDGEFVGSKKVDETSEDELVAMMVGRQISNLYGDRTERALGEAYFKIEGLGRKRRFGGISFELHKGEILGMAGLIGARRTEIGRSIFGADPVDSGHITLNGNELAIVRPRDAIRKGIVYITEDRKAQGLFLTMSVQDNLVAPNLAEFTTRLGALLKRKMETYAGRVVSEYAIDTPSISKKVINLSGGNQQKVLVATWMGIRPEVIIFDEPTRGVDVGARAEIYQKILQFAAEGTGVILISSDMAELIGMCDRILVIHEGRITWEAGREDFNEEKILAHAAGLVNGNAHGKPQAG from the coding sequence ATGATCGAGGTGCTGAGAGGCGAGAACATCACGAAGTCGTTTCCAGGGGTCCTGGCGGTCGATCACCTCAGCCTGACCCTGGAGCAGGGTGAGATCCTGGCATTGGTTGGGGAGAACGGCGCCGGGAAGAGCACCCTGATGCACGTTCTCGGCGGCTCACTTCGACCCGACGAAGGCAGGATTCTCCTGGAAGGTGAGCCGGTCTCCTTCAACTCACCCGAAGACGCCATACGCGCTGGCATCAGAGTCGTGCCGCAAGAGCCGTCCCTGGTTGGGAGTCTGTCGGTGGCCGAGAACATTTTCGCCAACCGCCAACCGGTCGGGGCGCTCAACATGATCGATTGGCGAGCGCTCTATGCCGACACCGAGGCCTTCCTCCGACGTTTCGAGCTTGCCATCAGTCCTCGGCGTCTGGTCAAACATCTCTCGATGGGCCAGCAGCAAATCCTGGAGATCCTCAAAGCGATCTCAACGAATCCCAGAGTCCTTATCCTGGATGAGCCCACATCGTCGCTCACGGAGGGGGAGTCGGCCTACCTTTTCGAGAGCATCCGCAAGCTGCAGAATGAAGGGATGTCTTTCATCTACGTCACCCACAAGCTCTTCGAGGTCTTCTCGATTGCCAGCCGGGTGATCGTTCTGCGCGACGGCGAGTTCGTCGGCAGCAAGAAGGTCGACGAAACGTCCGAGGATGAGCTTGTGGCGATGATGGTCGGCCGGCAGATTTCCAATCTGTATGGCGACCGAACGGAGCGCGCTCTGGGGGAGGCCTACTTCAAGATCGAGGGGTTGGGGAGGAAGCGCCGTTTTGGCGGGATCAGTTTCGAGCTTCACAAGGGAGAGATCCTGGGGATGGCGGGCCTGATCGGCGCCCGTCGGACGGAGATCGGACGGTCGATCTTCGGAGCCGATCCGGTCGACTCGGGGCACATCACCCTCAATGGCAATGAGCTGGCCATTGTTCGCCCCCGGGATGCCATCCGCAAGGGGATCGTCTATATCACCGAAGACCGCAAAGCTCAGGGGTTGTTCCTGACGATGTCCGTGCAAGACAACCTGGTCGCCCCGAACCTGGCCGAGTTCACGACGCGGCTCGGGGCGCTCCTCAAGCGGAAGATGGAGACCTACGCCGGGAGGGTCGTTTCTGAGTATGCCATCGACACCCCCTCTATCTCCAAGAAAGTCATCAACCTCTCCGGCGGGAATCAACAGAAGGTGCTGGTGGCGACGTGGATGGGGATCCGCCCCGAGGTCATCATTTTTGACGAGCCGACGCGCGGCGTAGACGTCGGCGCCCGCGCCGAGATCTATCAGAAGATTCTGCAATTCGCCGCCGAAGGCACCGGAGTCATCCTTATCTCATCCGACATGGCTGAACTCATCGGCATGTGCGATCGCATCCTGGTGATCCACGAAGGCAGGATCACCTGGGAAGCCGGCCGAGAAGACTTCAACGAGGAGAAGATCCTGGCGCACGCTGCCGGGTTGGTTAATGGGAACGCCCATGGAAAGCCGCAGGCAGGCTGA